CAGGCCAATCTCGAAACGGTGGAAGGACGCGCGATACGCCTTCGGGCAAACGATTTCGTAGAGGTTCCGCACCGCAAGAGAAACAACGCGGGACAGCTCTTCAGTAGCTTCCTCGGCGTCGGCATCTCGCTTTACAGCCTGCTCCGGCGTCCCTAGCCTGCCCTCATAATCCAGCCATGGCCATTCTGCAATTACAGGATACCTGGAATCGCCTCAAGTCCAACATGGACGCATCGGCGCGCGATGAACTCATCGTGCGGTACGCCCATCTGGTGAGCATCACCGTCGGGCGGGTGGTCGCGAATTTTCCGGCATACCTGGACCGTGAAGACCTCGTCAGCGCCGGCAGCATGGGGCTCATCAAGGCCGTCGATCAATTCGACCTGGACCGCGGCGTCAAATTCGAGACCTACGCCATCGCGCTTATTCGAGGCGCCATCCTGGAAATGATGCGCGACCAGGACTGGGTCCCCCGCAGTATCCGCGACCATATCAAGTCCGTCGAACGCGCCCTGGCGGCGTGCGAACTGGACCTCGGCCGGCCGCCGGTGGACTCGGAGATAGCGGAAAAGATGGGCGTGACGCTCGACCACTATCACCATATCCTGAGCGAAACAGGCCGGACCACCGTTATCTCCCTGGATGACATCCTGGTGGGCGCCGAGGATGGAGACGGCGTTCACTTGGGCGACGCCCTCGCCGACGCTTCATCGAGCACGATCTCCTGTGTCGAGCGCTCGGAGCGTCGCCGCCGTCTGGCCGCTGCCATTCGCAAACTCCCGCCCAGGGAGAAGACGGTCATCTGCCTGTACTACAAGGACGGGCTCACATTCCGCGAAATCGGGCAGGTGTTGGTGATTTCGGAGTCGCGCGCCTTCCAGTTGCACAGCCAGGCCGTCACCCGGATGCGCAAAGACCTTACGGAACACGCAACGCTCTTTTGACGGAGCAAGCGGGCGGATACAAGAGTTCCGGTAGGTGAACGCGCGCCGGGGCTGGGATACCCCACCTGGCGCTTCGGGCGTTTGCCTCATCGCACGGCCTTCGGCCACACTACGATGGGTGTGTCGTGCGGGCACGGCGCCCGTGTTCACAATCGCCCGTCTCAAGGAATAAAGCACATGAAACCTACCTTCGGCGCCGCGCTGTTTGCCACCGTTATACTCACAGCCGGCTGTTCCCCGTCCAAGAAAGACCTGGCAACCGTCAACGGCCAGAAGATCACAGAAGAACAGGTCTCGGCCTATATGATGCAGGGGCCGGAAGCCAAGAATGCCCTGAAGAGCCTGATCCAGGAAGCCGTCCTGGTGGACCAGGCGAAAAAAGACAACGTCAAGGTTACGGACGAAGAGGTCAACCAGTACCTTCAGGCGCAGAGGGACCAGTATCCGCCGAGCATCCTCGATGAGCTCTACGCCAAAGCCGGGGCCACTCCGGCCCGAGTCCAGCGGGAAGCCAAGAAAGACCTGTTGCGAATCGGCCTGGAAATGCAGGGCGCCAAGGTTTCGGACGAATCCATCAAGAAGATTTACGACGCGGACCAGAACGGCATGTTCACGAAGCCGGAGTGGGTTCAAATTGGCGTCATGGTGGCCAAAGACCGCGGTGATGCGGACAAAGCCATCAGTTCCATCAAAGAAGGCGTTGACTTCCAGATCGTGCACGGTAAATTCACCGCCCCCGAAGCCAAAGGGCAGCCCTTCAACTATATTTGGCTGGGCATCCATAAGGGCGAGATTGTCAACGACCAGCGAAAGCCCCTCACAGGCTTGTCGCCGGCCATCAAGTCTGCGATTCTCAAAACGAAGGCAGGCTCGGCAGCCCCTCCCATCGGCACTCCTGGCCGTCCGGGCATGAGCGTTATATACGTGAAGACCCGCGTTCCAGGTGGGAAATTACCGCTTGAAGAGGTAAAGCCGCAGATCGCCTACGGCATCGCGGTCCAGAACAATCAGACCAAACAGGACGCCTATCCGGAACTGATCAGGAATGCCAAGATCGAGATCGCGGCCGATCAGTTCAAAGATCTCTCGAAGCCTGAATCGTTGCTGCCAAATCCCGGGGGCGTCCCGATGCAGTAGTCGGAGCGCACTGAGGACAAATATGGAGAGGCCCCGATCCTGTCGCGGATCGGGGCCTTCTTTGTTCCATTTGCAGTTTCAAATTTGCGTCGTTCAGGCTTTTGGCTTGGTGCCAGCTTCCGAAGCAATCTTAGCCTCAGCCAAGGCGGCTCGCCTCGCGGCGCCCTTGTTCTGTCCGCCCTTCCGCCCGATTTCCGCGAAGAACGCGGAGCCGCGTTCGCGCCGAACGGTATCGCCGCCCTTCTTACCGATCTCCTGGTAAAAATCGGCGCCATACCGTGTGCGTACGGTTTCTCCGCCCTTTCGGCCGGCTTCCCGCGCCAGTTCGGGGTTGGCTGCGAAGCCACCTCGCTGGTCGTGAGTTTTGGACCCTGTGTGCGCTTCGCTTATACGACGAGCACCGTCTGAGCCGGGTCTAGGTCCCGGAGTCTGCTTGTCGGTGGCCATTACACCCTCCTTTATGCACTGCCGCTATTGTAGCGTTCAACCGTCGTTATTGCTTACCCCATCCCAACGCGATTCAAACGGTCGAGCGCTTCATTGTCCCCACTACTTTTTTAACACGGGCGGTACAATGGCGATTCCCTCGGATTGCACCGTGGATAGAAAAACAAGGGCGGTAGATGATGGTGAGGGATGCGGTGCCGGACAGAGCCGAAATAGCGCCCAGCGCGCAGTTCGCTCGGCGCGTGAATTCGTCCACCGTGGGCCCGATTCAGGTGGCGCCTTGAAAGCGTTCTAGGAGTCGCCCACGTAATGATCCGCGGCGCGTTTCTGGGCGAGGAAGTGCAATGCGAAGTCTATGGCGGCGCGTACGTCTTCCTCGGTGATCTCCGGGTGCGCGGTCAGAATCTCGTTCATGCTGAGGCCCTTCTCCCAGTCGGCCAGAATACTGGTCGCCGTGATCGCGGTCCCCTTCACCACCGGCTTGCCGCCGCGCACGTGAGGTGTCATTTCGATTCGGTCGTTTGTCATCGCGCTTTACCCTTTGTGCAGGATGCGCAAGAGGTCTCCACCGGTTGCGAAAAAGATGAACAACAGGAGCAGGGCAAACCCGATGCCCTGAATCCACATCGCGGTATTGGCCTGCAGTTTGCGGCGGCGCACAGCCTCAACTCCCAGCAGCAGCAGGTGGCCGCCGTCGAGAGCGGGTATCGGAAGGACATTCAGCACGCCAAGATTGATGCTGAGAATGGCGATGAAGAACGCGAAGTCCCGCGCGCCATGCCTTGCTGTCTGTCCGGCAGCCTGGGCGATCGCGATGGGGCCGCCGACTTGGCCCCTCGTGAACATCGCTTTGCTGAACACCATCCTAATGATGCCGGTTGCCATTGTCCATGTCCGGGTGGCGCCGCCGGTTACGCTGCTCACCAGCGTCTGGGGTTCCCAGAGCGGGTCCGAAAGCACTTCGAACCCAAGCCGACCGATCTTCGTCCCGCCTTCGTCCACCGCGGTGGGAACCGCCGAAAGCGTGAGCGTCTGCCCCTGGCGGAGCAGCGTCAGCGTGACGGTCTTTCCGGCGCTGCTGCGGATCACGTCCGTAAGCATCGGGCGATCGGTTACCGGCGCTCCGTTGACTGCGGTGAACCGGTCGCCTTCACGAAGGCCGGCGCGCTCGGCCGCGCTTCCCCGTCCCACCGGTCCAACGCTGACCGTCGCCCGGTTTTCGCTGGGAAGCCCCACCGTCACACCCAGCACAACGAAGATCAGGAATCCCAGGATAAGGTTGACAACCACGCCCGCGACGATGATCTTCGAGCGCGTCCACATCGGTTTGGTATTGTAGCCGTCGGGAGCATCGTCGCCGGGCTCCATGCCTGCCATACGCACGAAGCCGCCCACAGGCAGGGCTCTCAGGTTGAAAGTGGTTTCACGGCTGTGGCCAAGGCAGCGGACCACGGGGCCGAAGCCCACGGAAAACTCCTCAACGGGCACTCCGCCGCGCTTCGCCATAACGTAGTGTCCCCATTCGTGGGCCACGATGAGCACGCCAACCGCGAACAGGAACGCCAGCGCATTCCCCAGAATATCCACTAAGTGAATCATGCTTTCTCCCTACAAACTCGCCCACGGCGACTCAGCCATTGGCAGGCGCCACGTTCAGACCTTCGCCCGCGCTTCTGGCATACTGCCGCGCCCAGGCGTCCACTGCCAGCACGGATTCCACCGTGTCGAGCGGCACAGCCGTGTGCGACCGCATGGTCTTCCGGACCACATCCACTATACCCGTAAAGGCCATATGGCCGCTCAAAAACAAGGCCACCGCTTCCTCGTTAGCGGCGGAAAACACAGCCGGGAGGCTCTGACCGATGCGCGCCGCTTCAAACGCAAGGCCAAGCCCGGGAAACCGGTCCGTATCCGGCGATTCAAATGCCAATCGGCCGATTGCCGCCAAGTCTAAACGGGGGAGGTCATTAGCCGCCCGTTCCGGGTAGAACAGCGCATACTGGATCGGCAACCGCATATCCGGTACGCCCAATTGGGCTATCACGGAACCGTCTACAAACTGCACCATGCTATGGATCACGCTCTGCGGATGGATGACAACCGAGATCCGTTCGGCGGGTACGTCAAACAACCAGTGCGCCTCGATAACTTCGAGGCCTTTGTTCATCAGCGTGGCGCAATCCACCGTTATCTTCGGGCCCATATTCCACGTCGGGTGCGCCAGCGCCTGTTCGGGCGTCACACTTGCGATGTCCTCGACCGGCCACGTCCTGAACGGCCCCCCACTCGCCGTCAGAATGAGTTTCTCAACCGTATCCGGCGCCTCACCATTCAAACATTGAAAAAGCGCGCTATGTTCCGAATCGATGGGCAGCACGGCGGCGCCGTTCTCGCGGGCCGTCCGCATCACCAGTTCGCCGGCGGCCACGAGAACTTCCTTGGACGCCAGCGCAACGTTCTTGCCCGCCTTCAGCGCGGCGAGGGTCGGCAGCAGTCCGATCGAGCCCTTTACGCTCACGACCACCGTGTGGACATCCGGGTGTGTGGCCGCCGCGATGAGGCCGTCCATCCCCTCCAGAACGGTGGCGCGCGGGCACAAGCCGCGCAACGATGCCGCCGCCTCGGGCTGCATCATGCTCAGCAGGCACGGTTGGTGCCGGGCCGCCTGTTCGGCCACCATCGCCCCGCTGCTGTCCGCGGCCAGCGCGACCACGCGCAGCCTGTCGGGGAATTGCAGCGCTACATCCAGCGTCTGTGTGCCGATCGAGCCGGTGCACCCAAGCACCGCTATCCCAAGTGGTTCACGATTCATAAGAGTACAACCATGCTACGCCACGCGCGCCACGCGAAACAAGCATAACCCGGGGCCGCCGTACGGATGAGGCGCGGTACCGCCGATTCGGCGGGATCCGGCCGCGCTTTTCCGGACTCCGGTCCCCATTTCTGGCCATCACGCCGCCATCTGTGCCAGAATGGTATTGTTCGCCAAAGGGGAGTAGCAGCGTCCACGCGGGACGCACGGCAGGCCAACAATCCCGAAGTTTACTTCTGGTCTGCCGAGCCGGACCCGGTCCGGGTGTGAGACCTTTGACTACGCGTCGTAAGCTGCGCGTGGCCAAATGTCCGCCACACGCCCGGAGGTGAAATGTCCCCGAAGAAGTCAATCGCGCTACTGTCGATGGCGGCCTTGCTGGCCTTGCCCGCGCTCATTGCCCGATTCACCCATCTGTCCCTGTCCGCCCCCGAAACCGCTCTCGTCTCGGGCCTCGCCATTCTCGGCGCCTCCTTTCTCCTTTTGTGGGCGTGTGACGCGGCCCAGGCCGACATCTCCCAGGCGATGGCGCTTGCGGTCGTTGCGCTGATCGCAGTGCTTCCGGAATACGCCGTGGACATGTACTTCACCTGGATGGCAGGAAAACACCCCGAGAGCCATTACGCCCAATACGCCGTTGCGAACATGACCGGCGCCAACCGCCTGCTCATCGGCGTGGCCTGGTCACTGATCGTGTTCATCTTCTACATCAAGACGAAGCGTCCCGTTCGCATCGGCGAGGACCGAAGGCTGGAACTGCTCTTCCTCGCGATGGCAACGGTGTATGCGTTCTGTATTCCGCTCAAGGGCAGTCTCAACTGGTTCGACGGCATCGTCTTCCTCGGACTGTACAGCTGGTACATCGTCCTCGCTGCGCGCCGCCCGTGTGAAGATTCCGAAGCCCAGGGCGTCGCCGAAGTGCTTCTGCGGCTCCCACAGGCGAAGAGACGCATTGCGACCGCGGCGCTGTTCACGTTTTCCGCCGTCGTCATCGGCTTGAACGCCGGCCCGTTCAGCGAGGGGCTTGTCGGCGCCGGCAAAGTGTTCCACATGAACGAATTCCTGCTGGTTCAGTGGTTGGCTCCCATCGCGTCCGAAGCGCCCGAGTTCATCGTGGCCATCACGTTTGCGATCCGCGGCCAGGCCGGCCTTGCGCTCGGCAGCCTTCTGTCGGCGAAACTCAATCAGTGGACCCTGCTCATCGGGATGATCCCTGGCGCTTATGCGATCTCGCACGGCAGCCTTCAGCACCCGATTCCGATGAACTCATTCCAGATGCACGAGATACTGCTGACCGCTGCGCAGTCTTTCCTCGGCATTGTGCTTCTCGCAACCCTTCGGCTGTCGGTATGGCAGGCGATGCTGCTCCTTGGGTTGTTTCTCGGCCAATTCGCGGCGCCGGGTGTGGCGTCATGGTTCCCCCGCCTGTTGCCGGACGGGCTAACCGGAGACCGCATCCACCAGGTGTTCTCCCTGCTCTATATCACGTCGGGCATCACGGTCCTCGCAAACAGCCCCCACCGGATCAGGATGCTGTGGCGCGGTTTGCGGCCCGCGTTGCCGCTGTTCCGCCCTATCAGCAAGGATCTCCGCACCGCCCATTGCCTGGACTGCCCGTATCGTCAGGCCGCCATCGCATCCCGCCACCGCGGTCCGGGGGCGCAATCCGCGGTCTCAGGGGCGGCGCAATGTACTTGTCAAACGACCTTGCCGCCTGCACTGCCGGGCGCAGCGCACCCGAGAGATTGACACGCTCTATACTACATGCTGAACGGAGGTGAACGCTTTGAGTGATTTGCCGACGACCATGATGGCCGTCACCAAACCGACGCCCGCGCCGGGCGTGGTAATCAAGGAAGTCCCTGTGCCGAAATGCGGCCCTGACGACGTGCTCGTCAAGATCCAGGCCGCCAGCATCTGCGGGACGGATGTCCATATTTACAACTGGGATGCCTGGGCCTCCGGGCGGATGCACCCCCCGCTCACGATCGGCCACGAGCTGGCGGGCGTCATCGTCAAGGTCGGTTCAAACGTTTCCCGCGTTAAGCCCGGAGATTTCGTCAGCGCGGAATCGCATGTTATCTGCGGAAAGTGCCTCCAGTGCCGCCTCGGGCAGTACCATACGTGCCAGAACGTCAAGATCCTGGGCGTTGACACGGACGGGTGCTTCGCGGAGTATGCCGTTGTCCCCGAAAACAACGTGTGGGTGAATGACGTCGGCCTGCCGGCGCACTTGGCCTCCGCGCAGGAGCCACTGGGAAATGCCGTCTACGCCACGCTGATTGAGCCCGTCACCGCCGCAAGCGTAGCGATCTTCGGCTGCGGCCCGGTGGGACTGTGCGCCGCTGCCGTTGCGAAAGCCGCCGGCGCAAGCCTCGTCGTCGCGGTGGACATAAACCCCTACCGTTTGGACCTTGCGGCGCGCATGGGCGCCTACGCCACCCTCAACCCTAACGAAATCGATGTAGTCGCCGAGTTGAAGCGACGAACGAATGGTAACGGCGTTGACGTTGTCCTGGAGATGAGCGGGCACCCGACATGCGTCCAGCAGGGTCTCGATTCTCTGCGTCTCGGTGGCAGGTTCACTGCGTTCGGCATCCCCGCGAAGCCGGTTACGGTTGATTTCAATGAGATCATTTTCAAGGGAATCCGTCTGTTGGGCGTGTCTGGCCGGCGCATGTTCGAAACGTGGTACCAGACCGCCGCTCTCCTGAAGACGGAACGCCTGAACCTGTCCCCTCTCGTTACCCACCGCCTTCCGATGTCGGATTTCGACAAGGCGATGGACATCATGAAATCCGGCCTGTCCGGCAAGATAGTGGTCTCGCCGTAGAACGGTGTTTCGCGCTTCCGTGCCGGGCCGTCTAAGTACGCCCGGCACGAGTGTTCAACTTACGCGTCTGAGAATTGTACAATGTCAACAACCAACCCACTTTCCTATATCACCACCGAGCTCCAAGCCATCAAGGACAGCGGCGCCTATCGCCCGTTGCGGGAACTACAGGGACCCCAGGGCGCCTCCGCCAGATTCGACGGCAAGGACGTCGTTAACCTGTCCTCAAACAACTACCTTGGGCTCGCCAACGACCCTCGGCTCAATGAGGCCGCCATCAAGGCGATTGAAACACACGGCGCCGGCACCGGCAGCGTGCGGACCATCGCCGGCACGATGGACATCCACATGGAGTTAGAACGCCGCCTGGCCATTTTCAAGAAGACCGAGGCCGTCGTCGTTTTTCAGAGCGGATTCACCGCCAATGCCGGCACCGTCGCGGCCATTCTCGGCAAGGACGATGTGATCGTCTCCGATCGGCTGAATCACGCCAGCATCATTGACGGCGCGCGTCTCAGCCGGGCGGAGATCAAGGTCTACGAACACGCGGACATTGACAGCCTGCGCGAAAAACTGGCCGAGACCAAAGGCCGCCGCACCCTTGTAGTCACGGACGGCGTGTTCAGCATGGATGGCGACATCGCACCCCTTCCCGGCGTGGTAGAGGCCGCCGAAGAGGCCGGCGCGGCCATCATGGTGGACGACGCCCATGCGAGCGGCGTGATGGGCAGTAACGGGCGCGGAACCGTCGATCACTTCGGTCTCCACGGCCGCGTCCACATCCAGGTGGGCACGCTCAGCAAGGCCGTCGGCGTGCTCGGCGGTTACGTGGCCGGGAGCAAGGATCTCATTGAATGGCTGTACGTTCGCGGCAGGCCATTCCTGTTTTCCTCGTCCCACCCGCCGGCGGTCGTGGGCGCGTGCCTCGCGGCGCTGGATATCCTGGAGAACGAGC
The window above is part of the Armatimonadota bacterium genome. Proteins encoded here:
- a CDS encoding peptidyl-prolyl cis-trans isomerase, with translation MKPTFGAALFATVILTAGCSPSKKDLATVNGQKITEEQVSAYMMQGPEAKNALKSLIQEAVLVDQAKKDNVKVTDEEVNQYLQAQRDQYPPSILDELYAKAGATPARVQREAKKDLLRIGLEMQGAKVSDESIKKIYDADQNGMFTKPEWVQIGVMVAKDRGDADKAISSIKEGVDFQIVHGKFTAPEAKGQPFNYIWLGIHKGEIVNDQRKPLTGLSPAIKSAILKTKAGSAAPPIGTPGRPGMSVIYVKTRVPGGKLPLEEVKPQIAYGIAVQNNQTKQDAYPELIRNAKIEIAADQFKDLSKPESLLPNPGGVPMQ
- the tdh gene encoding L-threonine 3-dehydrogenase, with amino-acid sequence MSDLPTTMMAVTKPTPAPGVVIKEVPVPKCGPDDVLVKIQAASICGTDVHIYNWDAWASGRMHPPLTIGHELAGVIVKVGSNVSRVKPGDFVSAESHVICGKCLQCRLGQYHTCQNVKILGVDTDGCFAEYAVVPENNVWVNDVGLPAHLASAQEPLGNAVYATLIEPVTAASVAIFGCGPVGLCAAAVAKAAGASLVVAVDINPYRLDLAARMGAYATLNPNEIDVVAELKRRTNGNGVDVVLEMSGHPTCVQQGLDSLRLGGRFTAFGIPAKPVTVDFNEIIFKGIRLLGVSGRRMFETWYQTAALLKTERLNLSPLVTHRLPMSDFDKAMDIMKSGLSGKIVVSP
- a CDS encoding sodium:calcium antiporter, which translates into the protein MSPKKSIALLSMAALLALPALIARFTHLSLSAPETALVSGLAILGASFLLLWACDAAQADISQAMALAVVALIAVLPEYAVDMYFTWMAGKHPESHYAQYAVANMTGANRLLIGVAWSLIVFIFYIKTKRPVRIGEDRRLELLFLAMATVYAFCIPLKGSLNWFDGIVFLGLYSWYIVLAARRPCEDSEAQGVAEVLLRLPQAKRRIATAALFTFSAVVIGLNAGPFSEGLVGAGKVFHMNEFLLVQWLAPIASEAPEFIVAITFAIRGQAGLALGSLLSAKLNQWTLLIGMIPGAYAISHGSLQHPIPMNSFQMHEILLTAAQSFLGIVLLATLRLSVWQAMLLLGLFLGQFAAPGVASWFPRLLPDGLTGDRIHQVFSLLYITSGITVLANSPHRIRMLWRGLRPALPLFRPISKDLRTAHCLDCPYRQAAIASRHRGPGAQSAVSGAAQCTCQTTLPPALPGAAHPRD
- a CDS encoding FliA/WhiG family RNA polymerase sigma factor → MAILQLQDTWNRLKSNMDASARDELIVRYAHLVSITVGRVVANFPAYLDREDLVSAGSMGLIKAVDQFDLDRGVKFETYAIALIRGAILEMMRDQDWVPRSIRDHIKSVERALAACELDLGRPPVDSEIAEKMGVTLDHYHHILSETGRTTVISLDDILVGAEDGDGVHLGDALADASSSTISCVERSERRRRLAAAIRKLPPREKTVICLYYKDGLTFREIGQVLVISESRAFQLHSQAVTRMRKDLTEHATLF
- a CDS encoding M50 family metallopeptidase; its protein translation is MIHLVDILGNALAFLFAVGVLIVAHEWGHYVMAKRGGVPVEEFSVGFGPVVRCLGHSRETTFNLRALPVGGFVRMAGMEPGDDAPDGYNTKPMWTRSKIIVAGVVVNLILGFLIFVVLGVTVGLPSENRATVSVGPVGRGSAAERAGLREGDRFTAVNGAPVTDRPMLTDVIRSSAGKTVTLTLLRQGQTLTLSAVPTAVDEGGTKIGRLGFEVLSDPLWEPQTLVSSVTGGATRTWTMATGIIRMVFSKAMFTRGQVGGPIAIAQAAGQTARHGARDFAFFIAILSINLGVLNVLPIPALDGGHLLLLGVEAVRRRKLQANTAMWIQGIGFALLLLFIFFATGGDLLRILHKG
- a CDS encoding KGG domain-containing protein; amino-acid sequence: MATDKQTPGPRPGSDGARRISEAHTGSKTHDQRGGFAANPELAREAGRKGGETVRTRYGADFYQEIGKKGGDTVRRERGSAFFAEIGRKGGQNKGAARRAALAEAKIASEAGTKPKA
- a CDS encoding 1-deoxy-D-xylulose-5-phosphate reductoisomerase gives rise to the protein MNREPLGIAVLGCTGSIGTQTLDVALQFPDRLRVVALAADSSGAMVAEQAARHQPCLLSMMQPEAAASLRGLCPRATVLEGMDGLIAAATHPDVHTVVVSVKGSIGLLPTLAALKAGKNVALASKEVLVAAGELVMRTARENGAAVLPIDSEHSALFQCLNGEAPDTVEKLILTASGGPFRTWPVEDIASVTPEQALAHPTWNMGPKITVDCATLMNKGLEVIEAHWLFDVPAERISVVIHPQSVIHSMVQFVDGSVIAQLGVPDMRLPIQYALFYPERAANDLPRLDLAAIGRLAFESPDTDRFPGLGLAFEAARIGQSLPAVFSAANEEAVALFLSGHMAFTGIVDVVRKTMRSHTAVPLDTVESVLAVDAWARQYARSAGEGLNVAPANG
- a CDS encoding glycine C-acetyltransferase, whose product is MSTTNPLSYITTELQAIKDSGAYRPLRELQGPQGASARFDGKDVVNLSSNNYLGLANDPRLNEAAIKAIETHGAGTGSVRTIAGTMDIHMELERRLAIFKKTEAVVVFQSGFTANAGTVAAILGKDDVIVSDRLNHASIIDGARLSRAEIKVYEHADIDSLREKLAETKGRRTLVVTDGVFSMDGDIAPLPGVVEAAEEAGAAIMVDDAHASGVMGSNGRGTVDHFGLHGRVHIQVGTLSKAVGVLGGYVAGSKDLIEWLYVRGRPFLFSSSHPPAVVGACLAALDILENEPERIERLWENTRFFKKGLSDLGFDTGASESPITPVIVGETEDAVKFSESLFRRGVFAQHLGFPTVPKGRARVRTIVTATHTTEQLQFALNAFEAAGREQGLI
- a CDS encoding DUF433 domain-containing protein, translating into MTNDRIEMTPHVRGGKPVVKGTAITATSILADWEKGLSMNEILTAHPEITEEDVRAAIDFALHFLAQKRAADHYVGDS